The sequence below is a genomic window from Mytilus edulis chromosome 2, xbMytEdul2.2, whole genome shotgun sequence.
AAAAATAAGCCAACCCTGTGATTTCACATGTCAATGGTATTACATGTACTACATTATGTAGGTAAATTATTATAATAGAAACTATCCTCTTTTTCCTTAAAAATTATTACTAAATTGAATCATTAATTTAGAATCAGTggtgatattttggaaatttgaaaTAATCTTTTAAATACAATCTTTGAAATACGAATTAACAACCATTTAGAATGCTTTGGCATACAACTTAAATAGAACCCATACTAATGAAATgtaacccccccctttttcaacacaataaaacatgtaacgctgcgtaatatttttttttttttttttacaggaaaacaatataattttaagGTTTTTCAACAGAAAATCTGATAATGTCCACCTAATGGTAAGCATGCAATTTTAGGGCATCAGTTCAAGTCCTAATACCTTATAAACTTAAATTATACCATCATTGTTTAAAGGAAAATTATTTACTTGAAAAATTTATCATTGGTATTTTGCAGATTTGACAaacaatattaattatatatcaaatacctatttcaatttttttttcttttatgacaaaataaaacatcaaatatttaaaacaataatttgtgTAAAAATTAAGTTTTAGTCAataataacaagtgtataacaatAATTCAACAacataaaacattaaacaaacaAGAACCAGTTCCAGTTTAACAAACTTTGCACACAAACCCTTAGCTACACCAGAGAAATGCATCCCCCTCCTCTTACATTGTCTTAGGATCATGCTTTAATAGAAAACTGTAAACACGAATTCCCTTAAATATTCAAgtaaacatttttacactatatatatataattttttttgatcATGTTGTAAGTTAAatgagataaataaataaatacaaaaaaaataatacttaaggccataataaaaatattacaaaactaTTTTTCTTCAATAATAGAAAATATTCTATTTCTACACTTTTTTGAAAATCTAATAtttctttccaaaaaaaaagaaagcagATGATGAAGGAATAGagtaatatttttataatgaccTTTTTTAGCACTTTTTACTGTCACGTTTCTACTATGAAGGATACATTAAGCACCACATAGACACTTATAATtcaacaaaaaagttattatatTCTACAAATACATATCACTAGTATATGCTCTTTTACATATGATACTAGTGGATTTAATCGTATGTTTATTTCTACACAATCAAACTTCTATCATTTATTTTGCTTAAAGCTTTGCATCTTGAGTAGACATTTGTAAGATGTATGAAGAGACAGTTTTTATAAACTCAGGACTCATCCATAATTGACAGTGTGATGTGTGATCTAAAGAAACTTAAATTCAATTTGATTGGTGAATGTATTCTTTGACAACAACATTAAGaaccataaaataaaatgttggtGGCTTAAACAAACATGTCTCCTGAACCCTCCCCCTTTTACATGGGAAAGGTTTTCATTTAAAGAATATAAccataaaataattcattttaacaTTCCTAATAACAAGGCACCTGATACAATGCTTTAACATAATTTATGTCAAAATGTAagcattttaaattaaaaaaccaTTATATTTTAGAGTTCTGACATTTTACAATGTATGACCCCTATACAACAAATGTTTAATTCCCCAAACTTCTTCATATCTCACAAACAGTACTAATGACCTGGCTCTTATACAAGAATGGAATGTAACTATCATGTAAATTAAATTCACACGCACAAAAGATATGCTTGACAAAATAATTGCCAATTAAAAATGTtcatctttttcatcattttttttttgtattaatgaaAGAATATTGGGTGTAACAAGTTTCTTCTAAAGATAAATTTAGTATGatgttacattttaattaatTATGAGGTTAATTTGATGGGTAACTGAATTCATACTTTGCacctttatttctatattatgCTAAACACTGACAGTGCTTGAATTTGAGatcaacaattatttgaataattttatattgaaaataaaattcattcttGATATTTCTATATCATAAAATAATGAAGTGAAGTTTTGATTTTCTTCTAATAAATATAGTGCCAGTTTAAAATTTCTATAAATGAATTTGCAAGTAAAAATGAATATGTGCAACCCATAAATGCAAATCCTATCATTTCAAATGCAAAATGCACTAAAAACCAAATGCCAAATAGTTTCCTCTTTTTTTGTACACCATCAAAAACCCTGATTTTTGTGCTTCATTTAAGGCTTGCTTTTATCACATTTTTAGAGGTAGTGTCCCTCCATAGTCTTAAAATCTAATATTGTTAAACTACTTTTCCTTTTCTTTCTTTACTTTTTTGTTAAGTTTTGCTTGTTGTTCATCTGCTGTCATATTTCTTGGTACAAGGAAAACATTGCCATCACTGGATTGCTGCAAGGAATAAAACTGGGGATCATATGGTCTTCCATTTTCATCACGTAAGGACTGAAAAATTTCTCTGTATAGGACTCCAAATTTGTCTTTCATTTCCCTTGCTTGCTTGTCAATCATGTGTCGCTCTGCTAAAAGTCGATCTCTTCTCTCACGTAGGGAAGACATATTGTCCTCAAGATCTACAATCACATCCATCTTGCGTTTCCTGCAGTTTTGGGCAGCAACTTTATTTTTGCCTCTGCGTCTGATATCTCTGATCAATTGAAGCTGCTGATCAGAAAATTTATGCATCTGCAAAATTTCGTTGAATTCTTCCACTGGTGATTCAATAACTTGATCAAGAGTTAGTGGAATGTTCAATTCTGCAATGCGTTTTTTGTCACGACAGTGTGGTCCTTTCTGCTTAGGTTTATCGTTGTTGAATGTATATTTCTTGTACTCTTTCGGTTCCTGTCCTGGCTGTAGTGGGTAAGAATGATTATGATGAATATGCTTGGATCTTGTCATGTCTATTTGGTAATCAGTATCATTAGATACAGATGAACAATTTGATTGGCTATCACTGTTGTTGTACCCATTGTaatttttgttgttattattattgttattaaaattgGGACCTTTGTAATTTGGTGATTCACCATAATCTTGACCCCCAGTTGCTCCACCTGCACCATCAAAAGGAGACATAACTGAGTCACTGAAGTTATCCtgaaaaagtaaatatatataattcaaacaatGTAATATAGCGATAGAATATATCTCAAtgataattataaaacatttgtattgGAATTTTCACTTGATTCAAGACACAATCAACAGCCACTTAAAACTAGTCCTCTTGAATTGTAGACATTTCTTGATTCACTCTCAAACCAACCCTGTAAATTACTTCAAATGTCTGGTagtaaatcaaaaaaagaaaaacaagctAAAACCAAAATAAGGGAACAAAATATATCGCACAATAAATTCTATTCACACGAGTCTTTACTTACTTTACCAGTACAAATATTAATAATGGATACCATTTATTTATTCTATCATGTGCCAGTGCTTTTGCAATGAATAAAGTGAATCTTAATAATTTGATAGAGAGTCCACTGCAAGAGTTACTGGTATAATTTTATAACATCTTAATTACTAAATAAATTCATTTCTACTATTACTCAATATAAGTTCATACTATCCCATGAACCATCCTTATCtaaatttgaattaagaaatgttaaatatttacaTGTACTGGTGATCCAGAACTACCCATAGATACTCCTGACTCACTACTCTCTTCATCAAGCATATGCATGGAACGCAAGCCATCATTTAATGCCATCTCAGTTATGTTGTAATCTGTTAAATTTTCAGTGTTAATGATGTCAGGCAGTAGTTCTTCTACTTCTTTCAAGGATTCTGTTTGATTCATGGGACTACTATCATTGAGGAAAAGAAGATCACCAGTCTCAAAATCACGCTGGTTTGTCATACCACAATCTGGATTTGAGGGTGTGAAATTACCATTTTGCTGGCAAGTAcctaatttgataaaataacaaatatgtaaaagaTATAAGCTTAAATTTAGTGCTTCATACAAACAATGCGTATATTTTACAATGAAAATTGCCAATACAAGAGTATAAAttag
It includes:
- the LOC139512892 gene encoding nuclear factor erythroid 2-related factor 2-like isoform X2, with amino-acid sequence MMEIEPVMSVDNTSLTQDLDLIEVLWRQDIDLGIGKEVFDINLRKELEREREIEIQKEQIKKKEEELLRIKLEEQRRQQEQQWRSENFTRDGETGEWVPVGGRNRIPPPPQTSQQLQQVPQQQNVQNGQYQNYMPYENTMPVMNEMPQSSGEYMMPTHVEPQYQSLRIPHENVDQQQPQQQNMTNFIPQTNYNQTNPYNQGESFEERWQDIVSMLNLSQNNSGNMFNGMPQSMHAMMGHNASMYNQSDMSSPLMQLIQSVPAAGRDNQSSAMIQNITMPTTGDNQSSVLLQNASMPVPPMNNSMNPSYNAFDNSGTCQQNGNFTPSNPDCGMTNQRDFETGDLLFLNDSSPMNQTESLKEVEELLPDIINTENLTDYNITEMALNDGLRSMHMLDEESSESGVSMGSSGSPVHDNFSDSVMSPFDGAGGATGGQDYGESPNYKGPNFNNNNNNNKNYNGYNNSDSQSNCSSVSNDTDYQIDMTRSKHIHHNHSYPLQPGQEPKEYKKYTFNNDKPKQKGPHCRDKKRIAELNIPLTLDQVIESPVEEFNEILQMHKFSDQQLQLIRDIRRRGKNKVAAQNCRKRKMDVIVDLEDNMSSLRERRDRLLAERHMIDKQAREMKDKFGVLYREIFQSLRDENGRPYDPQFYSLQQSSDGNVFLVPRNMTADEQQAKLNKKVKKEKEK